AGAGGGGCTGCTCGAACAGGCTCACTTCTGCGCCCCGGACATCACCCGCCTCGGCCGCCGCTTCGGCTTCACGCCGCTGTCAGTGGATGAATTTGTGGAGAAGATAGGGGCTGGAGGCTAGAGGCTGGATGCCGGTGAGAATGAAAGGTCTTCTGCTGAAAGCTGACCGCTGATGGCTGAAAGCTGATCGCCATGCCCCTCTTTCTCTACATCGAGCGCCGCACGTTCGTTCACCGCCTCAATCCCGTGGTGAAGGTGTGTGGCATGGTGTGCTTTTTCATCGCCGCATTCGTCAGCCAACAGCCCGCCGTGATGCTGCCGGTTGCGGCCGGTATCGGCATCTTGATTCTCCTGGCGGGCGCGCAGCACAACGTCTGGCGTCTGCGCTGGCTGTTCGTCCTGGTGTTCGTGATGACCTTCATCATCTGGACACTGTTCTTCCGCGCCGGAGTGCCGCTCCTGGCCTGGGGCCCGTTGAGCATCAGCACCGCTGGTCTACAGTTCGCGCTGGGTATGGCGATCAAGCTCGATACCTTTCTTGGCGTCGGCGTGGTCTTCCTGTCGACCACGAAGATCGAGGAGTTCGCCTACGCTCTCACCCGCGCCGGTATGCCGTACAAGCTCGGGTTTACGATGACGCTCGCCTTCCGACTGGTCCCGGTATTTGTCGACGCCGCCGTGACGGTGATCCAAGCGCAGCGGTGCCGCGGCTTCGACTTCGATCAGGGCAACCTGGTGCAGCGGGCGCGGCGCTATGTGCCGGTCATCGTGCCGGTCTTCATGGGTGCCTTGCGTCGCGCCGACGGCATGGCCATGGCGCTCGAAGCACGCGGCTTTCAATCGCCCGTGCAGCGGACCACCTTCGAGCAGTTCCCGTTCCGCCTCAGCGACGCGGCCGCGCTGGCGCTGGCGATAGCCGTGGCGGCAATCTACCTGGCGCTGTGGCACGCCGGCTACGCCGCCGTTCCTGTGTCCTGAGCCGATTGCGAAGGAAGTCATGAATCCGCACGTCGCGCCATACGGGTCATGGAAATCACCACTCAGCGCCGATGCCGTCGCCGCGGGCGTCATTGGCCTCGGACAGGTCGGGCTCGACGGCGAGGACGTCTACTGGGTTGAAATGCGCCCGCAAGAGGGTGGCCGTAACGTCATCGTGTGGCGCAGCGGGGATGGTGAAATCACAGATGTTACGCCACCGCCGTTCAACGCCCGCACCCGCGCCAATGAATACGGCAGTGGCGACTTCGCCGTATGCGACGGGACCGTGTACTTCTCCAACTGTGGCGATCAGCAGATCTATCGCCAGGGGCCGGGCACGCCGCCGCAAGCGATCACCGCGACCCCGGGATGCCGCTACGCCGATGCGATCGTCGACGCACGCCGCGGGCGCCTCATCTGCATCTGCGAAGACCACCGCAGCGGCGCCTCCGAGC
The DNA window shown above is from Candidatus Binatia bacterium and carries:
- a CDS encoding energy-coupling factor transporter transmembrane component T — protein: MPLFLYIERRTFVHRLNPVVKVCGMVCFFIAAFVSQQPAVMLPVAAGIGILILLAGAQHNVWRLRWLFVLVFVMTFIIWTLFFRAGVPLLAWGPLSISTAGLQFALGMAIKLDTFLGVGVVFLSTTKIEEFAYALTRAGMPYKLGFTMTLAFRLVPVFVDAAVTVIQAQRCRGFDFDQGNLVQRARRYVPVIVPVFMGALRRADGMAMALEARGFQSPVQRTTFEQFPFRLSDAAALALAIAVAAIYLALWHAGYAAVPVS